In Shouchella patagoniensis, the following are encoded in one genomic region:
- the rpoE gene encoding DNA-directed RNA polymerase subunit delta: MVDLQSLKKEDLNEMSMVETAYALMVDKRQPYNFYDLLEAVAKIKGLSKTEMDARISFLYTDLNIDGRFLTLGDNKWGLKAWYPHEQSEEEITISAIPAKRRKSKNDDDDEYVFDNDVEEDEFEDLEDELDELADEEDQDDDDEFDDKDDDDDSLPDFDEDEEHSEEEED; encoded by the coding sequence GTGGTTGATTTGCAATCCTTAAAAAAAGAAGACCTGAATGAAATGTCAATGGTAGAAACGGCGTATGCATTAATGGTTGATAAAAGACAGCCTTATAATTTCTACGACTTGCTTGAAGCGGTAGCGAAGATAAAAGGTTTGTCTAAGACAGAAATGGACGCGCGCATTTCATTTCTATATACGGATTTAAATATTGATGGTCGTTTTCTTACTCTTGGTGACAATAAATGGGGACTGAAAGCGTGGTACCCTCATGAACAGTCAGAAGAAGAAATTACTATCTCTGCGATACCGGCAAAGCGTCGTAAATCAAAAAATGATGACGATGACGAGTATGTCTTCGATAATGACGTCGAGGAAGATGAGTTCGAGGACTTGGAAGATGAGCTAGATGAGCTAGCCGATGAAGAGGATCAGGACGACGACGATGAGTTTGATGATAAAGATGACGATGATGATAGTCTTCCAGATTTTGATGAAGATGAAGAGCATTCTGAAGAAGAAGAAGATTAA
- a CDS encoding TetR/AcrR family transcriptional regulator, which produces MSKKIVPSMVKDQQLVKKRREQMIKGAVHLFIEKGFHRTTTREIAKESGFSIGTLYEYIGAKEDVLYLVCDSIYDEVTEKVRVQLDTTGTALERLKKAIHAYFSVVNDMQEEVLVMYQETKSLPKETLPYVLKKELEMVEMMETLIFDCANSGELLISSKDQHLLAHTILVMGQMWTFRRWALQSVLDLEAFTEQQTKQLLTAYLP; this is translated from the coding sequence ATGTCAAAAAAAATCGTTCCGTCAATGGTAAAGGATCAACAATTAGTAAAAAAGCGTCGGGAACAAATGATTAAAGGTGCTGTGCATTTATTTATTGAAAAAGGGTTTCACCGAACAACAACGAGAGAAATAGCCAAGGAGTCTGGGTTTAGCATTGGCACATTATATGAATACATTGGTGCGAAAGAAGATGTTCTCTACCTCGTTTGTGATTCGATCTATGATGAGGTAACAGAAAAAGTGAGAGTCCAACTAGACACAACCGGTACGGCTCTAGAACGATTAAAAAAAGCGATTCATGCCTATTTTTCGGTTGTGAACGATATGCAAGAAGAAGTGCTTGTTATGTATCAAGAAACAAAATCGTTGCCAAAAGAAACCTTGCCTTATGTATTAAAGAAAGAATTGGAAATGGTTGAAATGATGGAAACGTTAATTTTTGATTGTGCAAATAGTGGGGAATTACTGATATCAAGCAAAGATCAACATCTATTGGCGCATACGATTCTTGTAATGGGTCAAATGTGGACGTTTCGTAGGTGGGCACTGCAAAGTGTGCTAGATCTTGAAGCTTTTACAGAACAACAAACAAAGCAGTTACTAACTGCATATTTGCCTTAA
- a CDS encoding CTP synthase translates to MAAKYIFVTGGVVSSLGKGITAASLGRLLKNRGLKVTIQKFDPYINVDPGTMSPYQHGEVFVTDDGAETDLDLGHYERFIDINLSQNSNVTTGRVYSTVLKKERRGDYLGGTVQVIPHVTNEIKERVFRAGRETGADVVITEIGGTVGDIESLPFLEAIRQIKSDVGMDNVLYLHCTLIPYLKAAGEMKSKPTQHSVKELRSLGIQPNVIVVRTERPVPQDMKDKIALFCDIRKEAVIECGDADTLYQVPLDLQAQNLDQIVCDHLKLQSGQANMEEWTALVDRVNNLSKKVRIALVGKYVELQDAYLSVAEALRHAGYNVDADIEIDWVYSEQLTDENVIEQLKDVDGILVPGGFGDRGIEGKITATRFARENKIPFLGICLGMQLASVEFARTVLGMEGANSAELNPSTPYPIIDLLPEQKDVEDLGGTLRLGLYPCKLEEGTVAHAAYGEQVIYERHRHRYEFNNEYRDQMEKAGFIFSGTSPDGRLVEIIEVADHPFFVASQFHPEFVSRPTRPQPLFREFVRASLEKQES, encoded by the coding sequence ATGGCAGCAAAGTATATTTTCGTAACAGGTGGCGTTGTTTCGTCACTTGGAAAAGGTATTACAGCAGCGTCTCTTGGACGTTTGCTTAAAAATCGTGGGTTAAAGGTAACCATACAGAAGTTTGACCCATACATTAATGTTGACCCAGGTACAATGAGCCCGTATCAGCATGGAGAAGTATTTGTTACGGATGACGGGGCAGAGACGGACTTAGATTTAGGCCACTATGAACGTTTTATAGATATTAATTTAAGCCAAAATTCGAATGTAACCACGGGGCGTGTTTATTCTACTGTACTTAAGAAAGAGCGCCGCGGTGATTATTTAGGTGGAACCGTACAAGTTATTCCTCATGTGACAAATGAAATTAAAGAACGCGTTTTTCGCGCTGGTCGTGAGACTGGAGCTGACGTTGTTATTACAGAAATTGGCGGGACAGTAGGGGATATTGAGAGTTTGCCGTTTTTAGAAGCGATTCGTCAAATCAAAAGCGATGTAGGTATGGATAATGTTCTCTATCTTCACTGTACGTTAATCCCATATTTAAAAGCAGCGGGTGAAATGAAATCCAAACCAACACAACACTCGGTTAAAGAACTACGTTCGTTAGGGATTCAACCAAATGTCATTGTTGTGCGGACCGAGCGCCCTGTGCCGCAAGATATGAAGGACAAAATTGCGTTATTCTGTGACATTCGCAAGGAAGCTGTAATTGAATGCGGAGATGCAGATACGCTTTACCAAGTGCCTCTTGATCTTCAAGCTCAAAACCTTGACCAAATTGTTTGTGATCATTTGAAATTACAATCTGGTCAAGCAAATATGGAAGAATGGACTGCTCTTGTTGACCGAGTAAACAATTTGTCTAAGAAAGTTCGAATTGCTCTTGTTGGTAAATATGTCGAATTACAAGATGCGTATCTTTCAGTAGCGGAAGCATTACGTCATGCTGGTTACAATGTGGATGCAGACATTGAGATTGACTGGGTTTATTCAGAACAATTAACAGATGAGAATGTTATTGAACAACTTAAAGACGTGGACGGTATTCTTGTACCAGGAGGTTTTGGAGATCGTGGTATCGAAGGAAAGATTACCGCTACCCGATTTGCGCGTGAAAACAAGATTCCATTCCTTGGTATCTGTTTAGGTATGCAACTTGCTTCTGTTGAGTTTGCGCGTACTGTACTCGGAATGGAAGGTGCGAATTCAGCTGAACTAAACCCTTCTACACCATATCCAATCATTGACTTGCTTCCAGAGCAAAAAGATGTTGAAGATCTTGGTGGAACATTACGTCTTGGTCTATACCCATGCAAATTGGAAGAAGGTACGGTAGCTCATGCTGCATACGGTGAACAAGTTATTTATGAGCGTCACCGTCATCGTTATGAGTTTAACAACGAGTATCGTGATCAAATGGAAAAAGCAGGGTTTATCTTCTCTGGTACAAGCCCAGATGGTCGTCTTGTTGAAATCATTGAAGTGGCTGACCATCCATTTTTTGTAGCAAGCCAATTCCACCCAGAGTTTGTTTCTCGTCCAACGCGTCCACAACCGTTGTTCAGAGAGTTTGTTAGAGCTTCACTTGAAAAGCAAGAATCGTAA
- the glpX gene encoding class II fructose-bisphosphatase: MERSLSMELVRVTEAAALASGRWMGRGNKEEADRAATEAMRDVFDTIPMKGTVVIGEGEMDEAPMLYIGEKLGNGYGPRVDVAVDPLEGTNIVAYGQWNALAVLAVADHGNLLHAPDMYMDKLAVGPEAVGNVDIDAPVLDNLKAVAKAKNKDIEDLVVVILNRSRHEKLIQDVRQAGARIKLLPDGDVAAAVNTGFDDTGVDLLMGSGGAPEGVLAAAGLKCLGGDFQGRLLPQSDNELERCRKMGIEDVNKLFRMEDLVRGDDCIFAATGVTDGELLTGVRYKGMNAVTQSIVMRAKSGTVRFVDGTHSMKKKPGLVIR, translated from the coding sequence ATGGAACGTAGTTTATCAATGGAGCTAGTCCGCGTTACCGAGGCAGCAGCGCTTGCATCGGGTCGTTGGATGGGGCGTGGCAACAAAGAAGAAGCAGATCGTGCTGCAACAGAAGCAATGCGTGATGTGTTTGATACGATTCCTATGAAAGGAACCGTTGTAATTGGAGAAGGGGAAATGGATGAGGCTCCGATGCTTTACATTGGCGAGAAGCTCGGAAACGGCTACGGTCCTCGTGTTGATGTAGCGGTTGATCCTCTTGAAGGAACAAATATTGTTGCTTATGGGCAGTGGAATGCTCTCGCGGTTCTTGCAGTTGCTGACCATGGTAATCTCTTGCATGCTCCTGATATGTACATGGACAAGCTTGCTGTTGGTCCAGAAGCTGTTGGTAATGTTGATATCGATGCACCTGTACTAGATAATTTAAAAGCGGTTGCGAAAGCAAAAAACAAAGATATTGAAGATCTTGTTGTTGTTATTTTAAACCGGTCACGTCATGAAAAATTAATTCAAGATGTACGTCAAGCAGGCGCTCGTATCAAGTTATTGCCAGACGGTGATGTTGCAGCAGCTGTAAATACCGGTTTTGATGATACTGGCGTCGATTTGTTAATGGGTTCGGGCGGTGCGCCAGAAGGAGTCTTGGCAGCTGCGGGATTAAAATGCTTAGGCGGTGATTTTCAAGGGCGCTTGCTCCCGCAATCAGATAATGAATTAGAGCGTTGTAGGAAAATGGGCATTGAAGATGTGAACAAGTTATTCCGTATGGAAGACTTAGTTAGAGGAGATGACTGCATTTTCGCAGCGACAGGTGTTACGGACGGTGAATTATTAACAGGTGTCCGTTATAAAGGGATGAATGCCGTAACGCAATCCATTGTTATGCGCGCTAAGTCAGGCACTGTTCGTTTTGTTGATGGAACCCATAGCATGAAAAAGAAACCAGGTCTTGTGATCCGATAA
- a CDS encoding acyl-CoA dehydrogenase yields the protein MSSILFNEEQLMMQKMVREFAKEQIFPAVEQMEEKEHFPREVIKKMGDLGLMGVPIPEKYGGSGMDFVSYIIAVHEVSKVSAAIGLIMSVHTSVGTVPIVLYGTEEQKQKYVPKLASGEMIGAFCLTEPNAGSDAKSLRTKAEKDGDGYILNGAKVFITNGGEAGTYIVFAVTDSAAGSRGISCFIVEENTEGLIIGKKEKKLGLYGSTTTEVLFENCKVSSDQLLGNEGEGLKIALSNLNSGRIGIAAQSLGIAEAALEAASGYANERKQFGKKLLEHQGLAFKLADMATDTEAAKQLTYAAAQLKERNLPCAKEASMAKLFSSRIAMDVATKAIQVYGGYGYMKEYPVERYFRDAKVCEIYEGTSEIQQMVIARHLTV from the coding sequence ATGAGTAGTATTTTGTTCAATGAAGAACAATTAATGATGCAAAAAATGGTGCGTGAATTTGCTAAAGAACAAATTTTTCCTGCTGTAGAACAGATGGAAGAAAAAGAGCACTTTCCACGCGAGGTAATCAAAAAAATGGGAGATCTTGGTTTAATGGGTGTCCCAATTCCAGAGAAGTATGGCGGCTCTGGAATGGATTTTGTTTCTTATATAATTGCTGTCCATGAAGTATCAAAAGTAAGTGCTGCAATCGGGCTAATTATGAGTGTTCATACATCGGTTGGAACAGTGCCGATTGTATTATACGGGACAGAGGAGCAAAAGCAGAAATACGTTCCAAAGCTTGCTTCAGGAGAAATGATTGGTGCTTTCTGCTTAACGGAACCCAATGCCGGAAGTGATGCAAAGTCCTTGCGAACAAAAGCTGAAAAAGACGGGGACGGCTATATTTTAAATGGGGCAAAAGTATTTATTACGAATGGGGGCGAAGCGGGGACCTATATCGTTTTTGCTGTAACCGATTCAGCTGCGGGTTCTAGAGGGATTTCTTGTTTTATTGTCGAAGAAAATACAGAAGGGTTAATCATTGGCAAAAAAGAAAAGAAACTTGGCTTGTATGGATCAACGACAACAGAAGTATTATTCGAAAATTGTAAAGTATCGTCAGACCAATTGCTTGGCAATGAAGGAGAAGGGTTAAAGATCGCGCTCTCGAACTTAAATTCAGGTCGGATTGGTATAGCAGCACAATCCCTTGGAATTGCAGAAGCAGCCTTAGAAGCAGCAAGTGGTTATGCAAATGAACGCAAGCAATTCGGTAAGAAGTTACTTGAACATCAAGGTTTAGCATTTAAGCTCGCCGATATGGCCACGGATACGGAAGCGGCAAAACAGTTAACATACGCTGCCGCTCAATTAAAAGAGCGTAATCTTCCGTGTGCGAAGGAAGCTTCTATGGCTAAGTTATTTTCATCTAGAATAGCGATGGATGTGGCAACAAAAGCGATTCAAGTGTATGGCGGTTACGGCTATATGAAAGAATATCCGGTAGAACGGTACTTCCGAGATGCAAAAGTGTGCGAGATTTATGAAGGTACGAGTGAAATTCAGCAAATGGTCATTGCCAGGCATTTAACCGTCTAG
- a CDS encoding UDP-N-acetylglucosamine 1-carboxyvinyltransferase: MHKLLIEGGHTLEGSVQISGAKNSAVALIPAAILADSTVTIDNLPAISDVDLLAELLREIGGEVDMENQTMTVHPEGMVAMPLPNGRVKKLRASYYLMGAMLGKFKKAVIGLPGGCNLGPRPIDQHIKGFEALGARVTNEQGAIYLRADELYGAKIYLDVVSVGATINIMLAAVRAKGRTVIENAAKEPEIIDVATLLSSMGARIKGAGTNVIRIDGVQQLHGCRHSIIPDRIEAGTYMIMAAAIGQRVRIDNIIPTHVESVTAKLREMGTNVEVRDDQIIVSGMVKKKGVDIKTLVYPGFPTDLQQPFTSLLTSAEGTSIVTDTIYDARFKHVDELRRMGASVKVEGRSALVNGKSKLQGANVRASDLRAGAALVIAGLMAEGITEVSGLEHVNRGYEHLEEKLTKLGAKIWREELTKEEIDQVNQS; encoded by the coding sequence ATGCATAAGTTATTGATTGAAGGCGGCCATACACTAGAAGGAAGTGTACAAATTAGTGGGGCGAAAAACAGTGCAGTAGCGCTTATTCCAGCTGCAATTTTGGCGGACAGCACAGTTACTATTGATAATTTACCCGCTATTTCAGATGTTGACCTATTAGCAGAGCTCCTTCGTGAAATCGGCGGAGAAGTAGACATGGAAAATCAAACGATGACCGTTCATCCAGAAGGCATGGTAGCAATGCCCCTTCCAAATGGCCGAGTTAAAAAACTGCGAGCTTCTTATTACTTGATGGGTGCAATGCTAGGCAAATTTAAAAAAGCAGTTATTGGTCTTCCAGGAGGCTGTAACTTAGGTCCACGGCCAATCGATCAACATATAAAAGGGTTTGAGGCATTGGGTGCGCGTGTAACCAATGAGCAAGGTGCCATTTATTTGCGTGCGGATGAGCTTTATGGAGCGAAAATTTATTTAGATGTAGTTAGTGTAGGGGCCACCATTAACATTATGCTTGCTGCTGTTCGTGCTAAAGGTAGGACAGTGATTGAGAATGCGGCAAAAGAGCCGGAAATTATTGATGTTGCTACATTATTGTCGAGCATGGGCGCGCGAATTAAAGGTGCCGGAACAAATGTGATTCGGATCGATGGTGTGCAACAATTACATGGTTGCAGGCATTCAATCATTCCTGATCGCATTGAGGCAGGAACCTATATGATTATGGCTGCGGCAATAGGTCAACGAGTGCGAATCGACAATATTATCCCCACTCACGTGGAATCAGTTACAGCAAAGTTGCGGGAAATGGGTACGAATGTTGAAGTACGGGATGATCAAATTATTGTAAGTGGTATGGTGAAGAAAAAAGGCGTTGATATAAAAACGCTTGTTTATCCAGGTTTCCCAACTGACCTTCAACAACCGTTTACAAGTTTGTTAACAAGTGCTGAAGGAACAAGCATTGTAACCGACACGATTTATGATGCTAGGTTTAAACATGTGGATGAGCTTAGGCGTATGGGTGCAAGTGTTAAAGTAGAAGGGCGCTCTGCACTTGTAAATGGAAAATCCAAATTGCAAGGTGCAAACGTGCGTGCGAGTGATCTACGTGCTGGGGCGGCCTTAGTCATAGCTGGACTGATGGCAGAAGGTATCACAGAGGTTTCTGGCTTAGAACACGTAAATCGTGGGTACGAACATCTAGAAGAAAAACTAACAAAATTAGGTGCGAAAATATGGCGGGAAGAATTAACGAAAGAGGAAATCGATCAAGTTAATCAATCTTAA
- a CDS encoding response regulator, with protein MNHKVLIVDDQFGIRVLLTEVLQKDGYEMFQAASGKEALLIQETENISIVLLDMKIPGMDGVEILKRLKEKQPDIKVIMMTAYGELNMVNEALENGALSYMAKPFDIDDVRQVIRKNLNE; from the coding sequence ATGAACCATAAGGTACTTATCGTTGATGACCAATTCGGAATTAGGGTGCTACTAACTGAAGTGTTGCAAAAAGACGGGTATGAAATGTTTCAGGCTGCAAGTGGCAAGGAAGCTCTCTTAATTCAAGAAACTGAAAACATCAGCATTGTTTTGTTGGATATGAAAATTCCAGGAATGGATGGTGTGGAAATTCTAAAGAGGTTGAAAGAAAAACAACCGGATATAAAAGTCATTATGATGACAGCGTATGGAGAATTAAATATGGTAAATGAGGCGCTGGAAAATGGAGCGCTTAGTTATATGGCAAAACCGTTTGATATTGATGATGTCCGTCAGGTAATTCGTAAAAACTTAAATGAGTAG
- a CDS encoding DUF2529 family protein: MHKIYTTQLFGLFKNINEKQEDLLEDAGRLLAQAIVMQGTIYVKGFDQLKALEEAATGGYDALPQAEILNQQGLGPEDRLLLFAPDATDDRVTNLLDVCTKTNTPAIVVSSATVFGITELENCDLFLDTGVKDGLIPDDDGNRIGHPGTIVALFIAQHLCLTITDILSELND; the protein is encoded by the coding sequence ATGCATAAAATATACACAACCCAATTATTTGGTTTGTTTAAAAACATCAATGAAAAACAAGAGGATCTTCTTGAAGATGCTGGTCGTTTACTTGCTCAAGCTATTGTCATGCAAGGAACGATTTATGTCAAAGGCTTCGACCAATTAAAAGCATTGGAGGAGGCAGCAACAGGGGGATATGACGCTTTGCCTCAAGCAGAAATTCTGAATCAGCAAGGCCTTGGGCCCGAGGATCGACTCCTTCTCTTTGCCCCAGATGCCACAGATGATCGAGTTACTAACCTTTTAGACGTTTGTACTAAAACGAATACACCTGCAATTGTCGTTTCATCTGCTACTGTCTTTGGTATTACAGAACTAGAAAACTGCGACTTATTTCTTGATACTGGTGTAAAAGATGGTCTTATCCCTGATGACGACGGAAATCGCATCGGCCACCCAGGCACCATTGTCGCTTTGTTTATCGCACAACATCTCTGCTTAACAATCACCGATATTCTCTCTGAACTAAACGATTAA
- the fsa gene encoding fructose-6-phosphate aldolase, with amino-acid sequence MKFFIDTANIDEIKEARDLGILDGVTTNPSLVAKEGVDFHERIREIAALVPGSVSAEVISLDAEEMIKEGKELAAISENITVKVPMTVDGLKAVHAFTELGIKTNVTLIFSVPQALLAARAGATYVSPFLGRLDDIGQDGLQLISDITQIFNVHGLPTQIIAASIRHPIHVNEAAKRGAHIGTIPLKVIKQLTKHPLTDQGIEKFLADWNK; translated from the coding sequence GTGAAATTTTTTATAGATACGGCTAATATTGATGAAATTAAAGAAGCACGTGATTTAGGTATATTAGATGGGGTAACGACGAACCCATCGCTAGTGGCAAAAGAAGGTGTCGATTTTCATGAACGAATTCGAGAGATTGCGGCTCTTGTACCTGGCAGTGTAAGCGCAGAAGTGATTTCTCTTGATGCTGAAGAAATGATTAAAGAAGGAAAAGAGCTTGCTGCAATCTCTGAAAATATTACAGTGAAAGTGCCAATGACAGTAGATGGCCTAAAAGCAGTTCATGCGTTTACGGAATTAGGAATCAAAACAAATGTGACACTTATTTTCTCAGTTCCTCAAGCTTTGCTCGCTGCCCGAGCAGGAGCAACGTATGTTTCCCCGTTTTTAGGGAGACTTGACGATATTGGGCAAGATGGCCTTCAATTAATCTCCGATATTACACAAATCTTTAATGTCCACGGATTGCCAACGCAAATCATCGCTGCATCAATCCGTCACCCTATTCATGTGAATGAAGCTGCCAAACGTGGGGCCCATATTGGAACCATCCCACTAAAAGTAATTAAGCAGTTAACAAAACATCCTTTAACAGATCAAGGAATTGAAAAGTTTTTAGCTGATTGGAATAAATAA
- a CDS encoding 3-hydroxybutyryl-CoA dehydrogenase, with protein MNTVMVVGAGQMGAGIAEVFAAKGFHVLLHDQSKELAERGKLGIEGRLGRLLKKGYAKEEDVESTLKLIEPVFQLSEAARAELVIEAATENGEIKKQIFKTIDEFAPEGSIMATNTSSLPITDIASITSRPEQVIGMHFMNPVPRMKLVEVIRGLATSDDVYEEIMATSKKLGKIPVSAEDFPGFVSNRILMPMLNEAIFTLYEGVASAEDIDTVMKLGMNHPMGPLTLADFIGLDTCLSIMNVLHDGFGDSKYRPCPLLKKYVQAGWLGKKTGRGFFVYE; from the coding sequence ATGAATACAGTGATGGTAGTTGGCGCAGGTCAAATGGGAGCAGGGATTGCAGAGGTATTTGCTGCAAAAGGTTTTCATGTACTCCTACATGATCAAAGCAAAGAACTTGCTGAACGAGGGAAGCTAGGTATTGAGGGTCGTCTAGGTAGGCTACTCAAAAAAGGATATGCAAAGGAAGAAGATGTGGAGTCCACACTCAAGCTAATTGAACCTGTTTTTCAGTTATCTGAAGCGGCTCGAGCAGAATTAGTCATTGAAGCGGCAACAGAGAACGGTGAGATAAAGAAGCAGATTTTTAAAACGATTGACGAATTTGCCCCAGAAGGATCAATTATGGCCACAAATACGTCTTCATTGCCAATAACCGATATCGCAAGTATAACATCGCGTCCGGAGCAAGTCATTGGAATGCATTTTATGAACCCTGTACCTCGAATGAAATTAGTTGAGGTCATACGAGGATTAGCAACATCGGATGACGTATATGAGGAAATTATGGCAACATCAAAAAAACTTGGCAAGATACCAGTTTCGGCTGAAGATTTTCCTGGGTTTGTATCGAACCGTATTTTAATGCCAATGCTCAATGAAGCCATTTTTACTTTATATGAAGGAGTTGCCTCGGCAGAGGATATTGATACGGTTATGAAGCTTGGGATGAACCATCCAATGGGACCACTTACACTTGCTGATTTTATTGGACTTGATACGTGCTTATCAATTATGAACGTTTTACATGATGGTTTTGGTGATAGCAAATACCGACCTTGTCCGCTTTTAAAAAAATACGTTCAAGCAGGGTGGTTAGGGAAGAAAACGGGTAGGGGGTTCTTTGTTTATGAGTAG
- a CDS encoding acetyl-CoA C-acetyltransferase, producing the protein MVKTVIVSGARTPIGKMGGALSTLKATELGGVALKEALKRAEIKPNQVDEVIMGNVLQAGVGQLPSRQAMHEAGIPWNVRTETINKVCASGMRAVTLADLAIRSSEAEVVLAGGMESMSNAPYYMPKARFGARMGDTTLVDGMVYDGLTCSFSNVHMGVYGSKTAEELGLSRADQDRWAVRSQKLAIQSVESGIINEEIVPVEVKGKKGKVTVVEQDEAPRSNTTLESLEALRPAFSKDGTITAGNAPGVNDGACAMVLMSDERAKKENKHVLATIIAHDKLAVAPEDFPKTPGLVINSLLEKTGFNLGKIKRFEINEAFAAVALAGNQLAGLDEDKVNVNGGAVAYGHPIGASGARIILTLAYELKRSGGGYGIAAICSGGGQGDAVLLYVEGE; encoded by the coding sequence ATTGTGAAGACAGTTATTGTGAGCGGGGCACGGACACCAATTGGAAAAATGGGGGGCGCCCTTTCGACGCTGAAAGCTACAGAACTTGGTGGAGTTGCTTTAAAAGAAGCATTAAAAAGAGCCGAAATAAAACCAAATCAAGTGGATGAAGTGATTATGGGGAATGTTCTGCAAGCTGGTGTGGGGCAATTACCTTCTAGGCAGGCAATGCATGAAGCGGGAATTCCGTGGAATGTAAGAACAGAAACAATTAACAAAGTCTGTGCTTCGGGAATGCGAGCAGTCACATTAGCTGATCTTGCGATTCGTTCGAGTGAAGCAGAAGTGGTTCTTGCGGGCGGTATGGAGTCGATGTCAAATGCACCATACTATATGCCGAAGGCACGTTTTGGCGCACGGATGGGTGATACGACGTTGGTCGATGGCATGGTATATGATGGCCTCACATGCTCGTTTTCAAATGTTCATATGGGTGTTTACGGAAGTAAAACAGCAGAGGAACTCGGTCTCTCGCGCGCGGACCAAGATCGCTGGGCTGTAAGAAGTCAAAAGCTCGCTATTCAATCAGTTGAAAGCGGTATCATAAACGAGGAAATCGTTCCGGTTGAAGTGAAAGGGAAAAAAGGGAAAGTAACTGTGGTGGAACAAGATGAAGCGCCAAGATCTAATACAACATTGGAATCGCTTGAAGCACTTCGCCCAGCTTTCAGCAAGGATGGAACAATCACCGCGGGTAATGCGCCAGGTGTGAATGACGGGGCGTGTGCAATGGTCTTGATGAGTGATGAAAGAGCTAAAAAAGAAAATAAGCACGTGCTTGCAACGATAATTGCTCATGATAAGTTAGCAGTGGCTCCTGAAGATTTCCCTAAAACTCCAGGGCTTGTCATTAACTCCTTACTTGAGAAGACAGGATTTAATCTTGGAAAAATAAAGCGTTTTGAGATTAATGAAGCGTTTGCTGCTGTGGCGCTAGCAGGAAATCAACTCGCCGGTCTTGATGAAGATAAGGTAAATGTGAACGGTGGAGCTGTTGCGTATGGGCATCCTATCGGGGCTAGTGGCGCAAGAATTATATTAACTCTTGCTTATGAATTAAAACGCAGTGGTGGTGGCTATGGAATTGCTGCGATATGCAGTGGTGGCGGTCAAGGTGACGCAGTCTTGCTTTATGTGGAAGGAGAATAA
- the fba gene encoding class II fructose-1,6-bisphosphate aldolase: MPLVSMKEMLNKAKAESYAVGQFNLNNLEFTQAILQAAEEEKSPVILGVSEGAARYMGGFKTIVGLVENLMEEYNVTVPVAIHLDHGSSFEKCVEAIHAGFTSVMIDGSHYPLEENIALTNRVVEVAHALGVSVEAELGRIGGQEDDLIVDDAEASYAIPEECKELVEATGVDCFAPALGSVHGPYKGEPNLGFDHMKKIDGLVGIPLVLHGGTGIPTKDIQKAIEFGHAKINVNTESQISSAKAVRETLAAQPEQYDPRKYLGPARDAIKATVIGKMREFGSSNKA; the protein is encoded by the coding sequence ATGCCTTTAGTATCGATGAAAGAAATGTTGAACAAAGCAAAAGCAGAAAGCTATGCGGTTGGACAATTCAACTTGAACAACTTAGAGTTTACGCAAGCGATTTTGCAGGCGGCAGAAGAAGAGAAATCACCAGTTATTCTTGGTGTTTCTGAAGGTGCTGCACGCTATATGGGTGGTTTCAAAACCATTGTAGGTTTAGTTGAAAACCTTATGGAAGAATATAATGTGACAGTACCTGTTGCAATCCATCTAGACCATGGTTCAAGCTTTGAGAAATGTGTAGAAGCCATTCATGCAGGTTTTACATCTGTCATGATTGATGGTTCACATTATCCATTAGAAGAGAACATTGCATTGACTAACCGTGTTGTAGAAGTAGCTCATGCTTTAGGTGTTTCTGTTGAAGCAGAACTAGGCCGCATTGGTGGACAAGAAGATGATCTTATCGTTGATGATGCTGAAGCTTCATACGCGATTCCTGAAGAATGTAAAGAACTTGTTGAAGCAACTGGCGTTGATTGCTTTGCTCCAGCACTTGGTTCTGTTCACGGACCATACAAAGGAGAACCAAACCTTGGTTTTGACCATATGAAGAAAATTGATGGCTTAGTTGGCATTCCTCTTGTTCTTCATGGCGGGACAGGCATTCCTACAAAAGATATCCAAAAAGCGATTGAATTTGGTCACGCTAAAATTAATGTAAATACAGAAAGCCAAATCTCTTCTGCAAAAGCAGTGCGTGAAACGCTAGCAGCGCAACCAGAGCAATATGATCCTCGTAAATACCTTGGACCTGCTCGTGATGCGATTAAAGCAACTGTTATTGGCAAAATGAGAGAGTTTGGTTCTTCAAATAAAGCATAA